In the genome of Bacillus sp. S3, one region contains:
- the radA gene encoding DNA repair protein RadA: MAKRKTKFMCQECGYESPKWMGKCPGCGQWNKMIEEVEVTGATRRGAFAHSQGGSTLAAKPMPINSIEMENEPRIQTDLNELNRVLGGGVVKGSLVLIGGDPGIGKSTLLLQVSSQLASKGNQVLYISGEESLRQTKLRAERLGIASENLLVYAETNLEEINRTIDSTNPSFVIIDSIQTVFHPDVTSAPGSVSQVRECTSELMRIGKTKGIAIFIVGHVTKEGSIAGPRLLEHMVDTVLYFEGERHHTYRILRAVKNRFGSTNEMGIFEMKEFGLEEVGNPSEIFLEERSRGAAGSTVVASMEGTRPVLVEIQALISPTSFGNPRRMATGIDHNRVPLLMAVLEKRVGMLLANQDAYLKVAGGVKLDEPAIDLAIAVSIASSFRDRPTRPTDCIIGEVGLTGEVRRVSRIEQRVQEAAKLGFERVILPANNLSGWTGPKGVQLIGVSSVSEALQAALGG, encoded by the coding sequence ATGGCTAAACGAAAAACAAAATTTATGTGTCAGGAATGCGGGTATGAATCGCCAAAGTGGATGGGGAAATGCCCAGGCTGCGGACAATGGAATAAGATGATTGAGGAAGTAGAAGTAACGGGTGCTACGAGAAGGGGGGCATTTGCCCATTCTCAGGGGGGATCGACGCTAGCAGCAAAACCAATGCCCATTAATTCGATTGAAATGGAAAATGAACCAAGGATCCAGACCGACTTAAATGAGCTAAATCGTGTTCTGGGCGGCGGTGTGGTAAAGGGTTCGTTAGTATTAATTGGCGGAGACCCGGGGATTGGGAAATCTACCCTTCTGCTGCAGGTATCTTCACAGCTTGCAAGTAAAGGGAATCAGGTTTTATACATATCTGGTGAAGAGTCGTTACGCCAGACAAAGCTTCGGGCGGAACGATTAGGGATTGCCTCAGAAAATCTATTGGTTTATGCAGAAACAAATTTGGAGGAAATTAACCGGACAATTGACAGCACCAATCCGAGCTTTGTCATTATTGATTCCATCCAAACTGTTTTTCACCCGGATGTGACATCGGCTCCGGGAAGTGTGTCACAGGTTCGTGAATGTACCTCTGAATTAATGAGAATTGGTAAGACAAAAGGGATTGCCATTTTTATTGTTGGACACGTAACAAAGGAGGGATCGATCGCCGGTCCGAGGTTGCTTGAGCATATGGTGGATACCGTGCTTTATTTTGAAGGGGAAAGACATCACACATACCGTATTTTACGGGCAGTGAAGAACCGCTTTGGTTCCACGAATGAAATGGGTATTTTTGAAATGAAGGAATTTGGCCTTGAGGAAGTAGGAAATCCATCAGAAATCTTTCTTGAGGAACGGTCCAGGGGAGCAGCAGGCTCAACAGTCGTGGCTTCCATGGAAGGAACCCGTCCGGTTCTCGTTGAAATCCAAGCATTAATTTCGCCAACGAGCTTTGGAAACCCAAGAAGAATGGCGACAGGAATTGATCACAACCGTGTGCCTCTCTTAATGGCCGTCTTAGAAAAGCGGGTTGGGATGCTGCTTGCGAATCAAGATGCCTATTTAAAGGTGGCCGGTGGTGTTAAGTTGGATGAACCGGCGATTGATTTAGCCATCGCTGTCAGTATTGCCTCCAGTTTCCGGGACCGTCCGACCAGGCCAACTGACTGTATTATTGGCGAAGTAGGTTTAACCGGTGAGGTAAGAAGGGTATCTAGAATTGAGCAGCGGGTCCAAGAGGCCGCAAAACTAGGCTTTGAGCGCGTGATATTACCGGCAAATAATTTAAGCGGCTGGACGGGGCCAAAAGGGGTTCAACTCATTGGTGTTTCATCCGTTAGTGAGGCACTCCAAGCAGCGTTGGGAGGGTAA
- the disA gene encoding DNA integrity scanning diadenylate cyclase DisA has product MDSKKLGEQSVSDVLQFIAPGTPIREGIDNVLRANTGGLIVVGYNEKVKGIVDGGFEINCPFSPSFLYELAKMDGAIILNELGNKILFANAQLVPNSEIAASETGMRHRTAERVAKQTKALVIAISQRRNVITLYQGNFRYALKDIAVILTKANQAIQTLEKYKVVLEQSITNLSVLEFEESVTYNDVLLVLRRFEMVLKIKNELVTYLHELGTEGRLIRLQMNEILTDLEEETMLLMKDYAFERDLKAKEVLQRMQALTASGTIEDMVLLKLLGYQGYVHLDEHKHPRGYRILHKIPRLPSVIIENLISSFGVLAKIIPATVEELDDVEGIGEVRAKKIKEGFKLVKERLYTDRHL; this is encoded by the coding sequence GTGGATAGTAAAAAGCTTGGTGAACAATCTGTCAGTGATGTATTGCAGTTCATTGCACCCGGCACACCGATCCGGGAGGGAATTGATAATGTCCTCCGGGCGAATACTGGTGGACTCATTGTTGTTGGCTATAATGAAAAGGTGAAAGGGATCGTTGATGGCGGTTTTGAAATCAATTGCCCCTTTTCGCCAAGCTTTTTATATGAATTGGCAAAAATGGATGGGGCCATCATTTTAAATGAGTTAGGAAACAAGATTCTTTTTGCCAACGCCCAGCTTGTTCCAAATTCAGAAATCGCTGCATCCGAAACCGGGATGCGGCATCGCACGGCTGAACGGGTAGCCAAACAAACAAAAGCCTTAGTGATTGCTATTTCCCAAAGAAGAAACGTGATTACCTTGTATCAGGGGAATTTTCGCTATGCCTTAAAAGACATTGCGGTCATCCTGACAAAGGCCAATCAAGCTATTCAAACGCTTGAGAAGTATAAAGTTGTCCTCGAGCAAAGTATAACCAATTTAAGCGTCTTAGAGTTCGAGGAATCCGTTACATATAATGATGTTTTACTTGTCCTCCGCCGCTTTGAAATGGTCCTGAAAATTAAAAACGAACTAGTCACCTATCTGCACGAACTTGGGACGGAAGGCCGTCTTATTCGCCTGCAAATGAATGAAATTTTAACGGATTTGGAAGAAGAGACGATGCTGCTTATGAAAGATTATGCCTTCGAACGGGATTTAAAGGCTAAAGAGGTGCTGCAGCGAATGCAAGCATTAACGGCAAGCGGGACAATTGAAGATATGGTTTTATTAAAATTATTAGGCTATCAAGGTTATGTTCATCTTGATGAGCATAAACATCCAAGAGGCTACCGGATCCTGCATAAGATTCCACGGCTCCCCTCGGTTATTATTGAAAACCTCATTAGTTCATTTGGGGTGCTGGCGAAAATTATCCCCGCCACAGTGGAGGAACTAGATGATGTAGAAGGAATTGGCGAAGTTCGGGCGAAAAAAATAAAAGAAGGCTTTAAATTAGTTAAAGAGAGGCTGTATACTGATCGACACTTATAA
- a CDS encoding PIN/TRAM domain-containing protein — protein MLKRIVQACFLIMGGTLGILLLPELFVLINMNDIPLINNSYVTAILGAIIFYLITFWAVDYVFNFIKWAEDSLVKIPVTDVLFGSVGLIFGLLVAFLISFALNAVQVPILNAVAPILLTLLFGYMGFQVGFKKRDELLNLFGNRNSKKKAGEEEAEKTSGKELKILDTSVIIDGRVADICQTGFLEGTIVIPQFVLEELQHIADSSDVLKRNRGRRGLDILNRIQKELSIKVEIYEGDFEEISEVDSKLVKLAKLTNGILVTNDFNLNKVCELQNVTVLNINDLANAVKPVVLPGEELTVQVIKDGKEYHQGVAYLDDGTMIVVEEGREYIGKRIEVLVTSVLQTSAGRMIFAKPKLLEKAL, from the coding sequence ATGTTAAAACGAATTGTGCAAGCTTGCTTCCTCATTATGGGCGGTACGCTTGGTATACTTTTATTACCGGAATTGTTCGTATTAATTAACATGAATGACATTCCACTGATTAATAATTCATATGTCACTGCTATTTTAGGTGCTATTATTTTTTATCTTATTACCTTTTGGGCAGTAGATTATGTCTTTAATTTTATTAAATGGGCTGAAGATTCTTTAGTGAAAATTCCTGTAACAGACGTGCTTTTTGGCAGTGTAGGCTTAATTTTCGGGTTGCTAGTTGCCTTTTTAATCAGTTTTGCCCTTAATGCCGTTCAGGTGCCGATCTTAAATGCCGTTGCGCCTATCTTGCTTACCCTTTTATTTGGCTACATGGGTTTTCAAGTCGGATTTAAAAAGCGGGATGAACTTTTAAACCTTTTTGGTAATCGCAACAGCAAGAAAAAGGCTGGGGAAGAAGAAGCTGAAAAGACATCCGGTAAGGAATTGAAAATATTGGATACAAGCGTCATTATTGATGGGCGAGTAGCCGATATTTGCCAGACAGGATTTTTGGAGGGGACCATTGTCATTCCTCAGTTCGTTCTTGAGGAGTTACAGCACATTGCTGATTCCTCTGATGTGTTGAAACGAAACCGCGGCCGCAGAGGCCTGGATATATTAAACCGGATTCAAAAGGAACTCTCGATTAAAGTAGAAATATATGAGGGTGATTTTGAAGAAATTAGCGAAGTCGATTCGAAGCTCGTGAAGCTGGCGAAATTAACAAATGGCATCCTGGTTACGAATGACTTTAACTTAAATAAAGTGTGTGAACTGCAGAATGTCACGGTACTAAACATTAATGATTTGGCCAACGCTGTGAAGCCGGTTGTCCTTCCGGGAGAAGAATTAACGGTTCAAGTCATTAAGGATGGTAAAGAGTATCATCAAGGTGTAGCCTATTTAGACGATGGAACCATGATTGTTGTCGAGGAAGGCAGAGAATATATCGGCAAGCGAATTGAGGTACTGGTGACAAGTGTACTTCAGACATCCGCCGGCAGAATGATCTTTGCCAAGCCCAAATTATTAGAAAAGGCGCTATAA
- the ispD gene encoding 2-C-methyl-D-erythritol 4-phosphate cytidylyltransferase: MTYQVILPAAGLGKRMRAGKNKLLLELKGMPVLVHTLRVFEEDEDCEGIILAIHPQDEQEFKALLRKYRVRKVLNLVPGGDERQHSIYNALKTVESNGIVLVHDAARPFIRKGHIHRLTETARETGAAIIGVPAKDTMKKVQDGVVVETVERSSLWAVQTPQAFRISILREAYEKAERDHFLGTDDSSLVERLNVPVSVVEGDYDNIKLTTPEDLFFAEAILKKREKEFC, encoded by the coding sequence ATGACTTACCAAGTCATTCTTCCGGCGGCTGGCCTGGGGAAAAGAATGCGAGCGGGGAAAAATAAGCTTTTATTAGAGCTGAAAGGAATGCCGGTGCTCGTCCATACATTGAGAGTATTTGAGGAGGATGAAGACTGCGAGGGCATTATTCTAGCCATTCATCCTCAGGACGAACAGGAATTTAAAGCATTGCTTAGAAAGTACCGCGTGAGAAAGGTATTGAATTTGGTGCCTGGCGGGGATGAACGACAGCACAGCATTTATAATGCCCTCAAAACAGTAGAATCCAATGGGATTGTTCTTGTTCATGATGCAGCACGTCCTTTTATTCGCAAGGGACATATCCACCGTTTAACAGAAACAGCAAGAGAAACCGGTGCGGCTATTATTGGGGTACCGGCAAAAGACACCATGAAAAAAGTACAAGATGGTGTGGTAGTGGAAACTGTCGAACGTTCAAGCTTGTGGGCTGTTCAAACCCCACAAGCTTTTCGTATTTCCATCCTTCGGGAAGCCTATGAAAAGGCAGAAAGGGACCACTTTCTTGGAACGGATGATTCCAGTTTAGTAGAGCGTCTGAATGTTCCTGTTTCCGTGGTAGAAGGCGATTACGACAATATCAAATTGACAACACCTGAAGATTTATTCTTTGCTGAAGCTATTTTGAAAAAGAGAGAAAAGGAGTTTTGCTAA
- the ispF gene encoding 2-C-methyl-D-erythritol 2,4-cyclodiphosphate synthase — protein sequence MFRIGQGFDVHQLTEGRPLIIGGITIPYEKGLLGHSDADVLLHTVTDACLGAIGEGDIGRHFPDTDPNFKDADSAKLMEHVWQLVKDKGYELVNADCTIIAQKPKMAPYIEQMRVRIAELLEAEPEQINVKATTTEKLGFTGRGEGIASQVVVLLKKK from the coding sequence ATGTTTCGGATTGGGCAGGGCTTTGATGTTCATCAATTAACAGAAGGGCGTCCGCTTATTATTGGCGGTATTACAATTCCATACGAAAAAGGTTTATTGGGGCATTCCGATGCCGATGTGTTATTACATACTGTTACGGATGCCTGTCTTGGGGCAATTGGAGAAGGGGATATCGGCAGACACTTCCCCGATACTGATCCGAATTTTAAAGATGCAGATTCCGCAAAGCTGATGGAGCATGTTTGGCAGCTGGTAAAGGATAAGGGCTACGAACTTGTAAATGCCGATTGTACGATTATTGCACAAAAGCCAAAAATGGCACCGTATATCGAGCAAATGAGAGTAAGGATTGCAGAATTACTTGAAGCAGAACCGGAACAAATCAATGTAAAGGCGACAACGACAGAGAAGCTCGGATTCACCGGCAGAGGAGAAGGCATTGCCTCCCAAGTAGTAGTTTTATTGAAAAAGAAATGA
- the gltX gene encoding glutamate--tRNA ligase, with protein sequence MSNDIRVRYAPSPTGHLHIGNARTALFNYLFARSQGGKFIIRIEDTDKKRNIAGGEESQLKYLAWLGMDWDEGVDVGGEYGPYRQSERNEIYETYYKQLLNEGHAYPCYCTEEELEAEREAQTERGETPHYSGKCRHLTEEDRCSLEQEGRKPSIRIAVPEGKTYSFDDLVKGTVSFESEGMGDWVIIKKDGTPTYNFAVTVDDYLMKISHVLRGDDHISNTPKQLMVYEALGWEAPIFGHMTLIVNESRKKLSKRDESIIQFIEQYEELGYLPEALFNFITLLGWSPAGEEELYSKKEFIEIFDAARLSKSPALFDKQKLTWMNNQYMKKIEVERVLELSLPHLVKAGRVSANMTDEEHQWARDLVALLQEKMSFGAEIVELSDMFFKEDAEYEEDAKEILAGETVPEVLKAFSVELDQLDSFKAEGIKAAMKAVQKTTGQKGKNLFMPIRAAVTGQTHGPDLPQSIELLGKNKVQKRIHKIIG encoded by the coding sequence ATGTCAAATGACATTCGTGTAAGATATGCGCCAAGTCCAACAGGACATTTACATATTGGAAATGCCCGTACAGCGTTATTCAATTATTTATTTGCTCGCAGCCAAGGCGGAAAATTTATTATTCGAATTGAGGATACCGATAAGAAGCGGAACATTGCCGGCGGTGAGGAAAGTCAATTAAAATATTTAGCCTGGCTTGGAATGGATTGGGATGAAGGTGTCGATGTCGGCGGAGAATATGGCCCCTACCGTCAATCCGAAAGAAATGAGATCTACGAAACCTACTACAAGCAATTATTAAACGAGGGGCATGCCTATCCGTGCTATTGCACCGAAGAAGAGCTGGAAGCAGAGCGGGAGGCACAGACAGAGCGGGGCGAAACCCCACATTATTCCGGTAAATGCCGTCATTTAACAGAGGAAGACCGCTGCAGCCTGGAACAAGAAGGCCGCAAACCAAGCATTCGGATTGCTGTGCCGGAAGGAAAGACCTATTCATTTGATGATCTAGTAAAAGGAACGGTTTCTTTCGAATCAGAAGGAATGGGCGATTGGGTCATCATCAAAAAGGATGGCACACCAACCTATAATTTTGCGGTAACTGTTGACGATTATTTAATGAAAATCTCTCATGTTCTGCGCGGTGATGATCATATTTCCAATACACCAAAGCAATTAATGGTCTATGAAGCATTAGGCTGGGAAGCGCCGATTTTTGGACATATGACATTAATCGTTAACGAAAGCAGAAAGAAGTTAAGTAAGCGCGATGAATCAATTATTCAGTTTATTGAACAATATGAGGAATTGGGCTATCTTCCGGAAGCATTGTTTAACTTTATCACCCTGCTTGGATGGTCCCCTGCTGGTGAAGAAGAGCTGTACTCTAAGAAGGAATTTATTGAGATCTTTGATGCCGCCCGTCTGTCTAAATCACCTGCGTTATTTGATAAGCAAAAGCTTACCTGGATGAACAACCAATACATGAAAAAGATTGAGGTTGAGCGCGTTCTAGAGCTTTCATTGCCGCATTTAGTTAAGGCAGGTCGTGTAAGTGCCAATATGACCGATGAAGAGCATCAATGGGCCCGCGATTTAGTAGCACTTTTACAAGAAAAAATGAGCTTTGGTGCGGAAATCGTGGAGCTGTCAGACATGTTCTTTAAAGAGGATGCTGAATACGAAGAAGACGCGAAGGAAATTTTAGCAGGGGAAACAGTCCCGGAAGTGTTAAAGGCATTTTCCGTTGAACTGGATCAGCTTGACAGCTTTAAGGCGGAGGGCATCAAGGCAGCCATGAAGGCAGTCCAAAAGACCACCGGCCAAAAAGGGAAAAATCTGTTTATGCCGATTCGTGCCGCAGTAACAGGGCAGACCCACGGTCCAGACCTGCCGCAGTCGATTGAACTTCTAGGAAAGAATAAAGTTCAAAAAAGAATTCATAAAATTATTGGTTAA
- the cysE gene encoding serine O-acetyltransferase, with the protein MPLIKSDIKTGGIAMFKKLKEDVEVVFEQDPAARSYMEVILTYSGLHAIWAHRFAHAFFNRKLFFIARVISQVSRFFTGIEIHPGAKIGRRFFIDHGMGVVIGETCEIGDNVTIYQGVTLGGTGKEKGKRHPTIRDNVLIATGAKVLGSITIGENSKIGGGSVVLIEVPPNSTVVGIPGRVVIQDGKRINKDKDLDHCNLPDPVADRLKEMQTELNMLKQELDELKEERIKVNGHSTL; encoded by the coding sequence ATGCCTTTAATAAAATCTGATATTAAAACAGGGGGAATAGCGATGTTCAAAAAGTTGAAGGAGGACGTTGAGGTTGTTTTTGAACAAGATCCAGCTGCAAGAAGCTACATGGAAGTCATCTTAACGTATTCAGGCTTACATGCCATATGGGCACACCGGTTCGCACACGCATTCTTTAACCGAAAATTATTTTTCATTGCACGTGTTATCTCACAAGTAAGCCGATTTTTTACGGGGATTGAAATCCATCCTGGGGCAAAAATAGGCAGGAGATTTTTTATTGACCATGGAATGGGAGTCGTCATAGGAGAAACATGTGAAATTGGGGATAATGTAACTATATATCAAGGAGTAACGCTTGGCGGAACGGGTAAAGAAAAGGGGAAACGGCATCCTACCATTAGAGATAATGTCCTTATTGCCACGGGTGCAAAGGTGCTGGGTTCGATTACCATTGGGGAAAATTCCAAAATTGGCGGAGGCTCTGTAGTCTTAATAGAGGTTCCCCCTAATTCAACAGTTGTAGGGATTCCTGGCAGGGTGGTTATTCAGGACGGAAAACGAATTAATAAAGATAAAGACTTAGACCACTGCAACCTGCCGGATCCGGTTGCTGACCGTTTAAAAGAAATGCAGACAGAATTAAATATGTTGAAGCAAGAATTGGATGAATTAAAAGAAGAAAGGATTAAAGTCAATGGCCATTCAACTTTATAA
- the cysS gene encoding cysteine--tRNA ligase → MAIQLYNTLTRKKEAFIPLEEGKVKMYVCGPTVYNYIHIGNARPAIVFDTVRRYFEYRGYDVKFVSNFTDVDDKLIRAANQLGEDVPAIADRFIHAYFEDVTALGCKKADIHPRVMENMDIIIDFISQLVEKGYAYESEGDVYFRTRRFDEYGKLSHQSIDDLQVGARIEVGDKKQDDLDFALWKAVKEGEIFWESPWGPGRPGWHIECSAMAKKYLGETIDIHAGGQDLTFPHHENEIAQSEALSGKQFSRYWMHNGYINIDNEKMSKSLGNFVLVHDIIKHHDPQVLRFFMLSVHYRNPINYSEELLESTKAALERLTTSYQNLKHRKEASTDLTDHNQEWLDKIAALKDQFIEAMDDDFNTALAISVLFELSKLANYYLLEKNTAVEVIDAFVNQFEELFQVLGLSLGTEEMLDEEIDALIEKRNQARKDRNFQLSDQIRDQLKEMNIILEDTAQGTRWKRG, encoded by the coding sequence ATGGCCATTCAACTTTATAATACATTAACAAGAAAAAAGGAAGCATTCATACCACTTGAAGAAGGAAAAGTGAAAATGTATGTCTGCGGTCCAACCGTCTATAATTATATCCATATTGGCAATGCCCGTCCGGCAATTGTATTTGATACGGTCAGACGTTATTTTGAATACCGCGGCTATGATGTCAAATTTGTATCCAACTTTACCGATGTAGATGACAAGTTAATTCGGGCAGCCAATCAGTTGGGAGAAGATGTTCCAGCAATTGCTGACCGCTTCATTCATGCTTATTTTGAAGATGTCACCGCATTAGGCTGCAAAAAAGCAGATATCCATCCTCGCGTTATGGAAAACATGGATATCATTATTGATTTCATCAGCCAATTAGTCGAAAAGGGCTATGCATATGAATCAGAAGGAGATGTATACTTCCGCACTCGCCGATTTGATGAATACGGCAAACTTTCTCACCAATCCATCGATGATCTGCAGGTCGGAGCAAGGATTGAAGTCGGTGATAAGAAACAGGATGATTTGGACTTTGCCTTATGGAAAGCTGTCAAGGAAGGGGAAATTTTCTGGGAGAGCCCATGGGGGCCGGGACGGCCGGGCTGGCATATTGAATGCTCGGCGATGGCAAAAAAGTATCTCGGTGAAACGATCGATATCCATGCGGGGGGACAGGATTTAACCTTCCCGCACCATGAAAACGAGATCGCCCAATCGGAAGCTTTATCAGGTAAGCAGTTCTCACGTTACTGGATGCATAATGGCTATATCAATATTGATAATGAAAAAATGTCAAAGTCATTAGGTAACTTTGTTTTGGTTCATGACATTATTAAACACCATGATCCACAAGTGTTACGATTCTTTATGCTGTCTGTTCATTACCGGAATCCGATTAATTACAGCGAAGAATTATTGGAGAGCACAAAAGCTGCTCTAGAACGTCTGACCACTTCTTATCAAAATTTAAAACACCGGAAAGAAGCAAGTACTGACTTAACTGACCATAACCAGGAGTGGCTGGATAAAATAGCCGCCTTAAAAGACCAGTTTATTGAAGCAATGGATGATGATTTTAATACCGCTTTAGCAATATCCGTTTTGTTTGAACTTTCTAAGCTGGCCAATTATTACCTGTTAGAGAAAAATACGGCAGTAGAAGTCATTGATGCCTTTGTCAATCAATTTGAGGAACTATTCCAAGTGCTCGGACTTTCACTTGGAACGGAGGAAATGCTTGACGAGGAAATTGACGCGCTGATTGAAAAGCGAAACCAGGCGCGGAAGGACCGCAATTTCCAATTATCTGATCAAATCAGAGATCAGCTAAAAGAAATGAATATTATTTTAGAAGATACCGCACAAGGTACAAGGTGGAAAAGAGGCTAA
- a CDS encoding Mini-ribonuclease 3: protein MLDYENNINAKQLNSLALAYMGDAVFESYVRRHLLYNGKVRPHQLHRLATKYVSAKAQCQILFHLMDIHILTDEEAAVVMRGRNAKSGTVPKNTDVQTYRYSTAFEALMGYLFLEGKKERLEELVEKAFLYVDDLKGGTGL, encoded by the coding sequence ATGCTTGATTATGAAAACAACATCAATGCGAAACAATTGAATAGCCTCGCCCTGGCCTATATGGGAGATGCAGTTTTTGAGTCGTATGTAAGACGGCATCTTCTCTATAACGGCAAGGTAAGACCGCATCAATTGCATCGTTTAGCGACCAAGTACGTTTCGGCAAAGGCACAATGTCAAATTCTTTTTCACTTAATGGATATTCACATTTTAACTGACGAAGAAGCAGCGGTGGTCATGCGCGGCAGAAATGCAAAGTCAGGCACGGTTCCGAAAAATACGGATGTGCAGACCTATCGTTACAGCACAGCGTTTGAGGCGTTAATGGGGTATTTATTTTTGGAAGGTAAAAAGGAACGACTGGAAGAGCTCGTGGAGAAGGCATTTCTATATGTTGATGATCTGAAAGGAGGAACGGGATTATGA
- the rlmB gene encoding 23S rRNA (guanosine(2251)-2'-O)-methyltransferase RlmB, whose amino-acid sequence MNQEYIVGKNPVIEALKSERDINKILIAEGSQRGQMQQITQLAKEAQVIVQFVPKKKIDQITDQNHQGVLAYVAAYQYAEMDDLFAAAEKKNESPFFLLLDEIEDPHNLGSIMRTADAAGAHGIIIPKRRAVGLTATVAKASTGAIEYIPVVRVTNMARTIDELKERGVWIAGTDAKGKEDYRQLDGTLPLGLVIGSEGKGMGRLIRDKCDFLIQLPMVGKVTSLNASVAASLLMYEVYRKRHPLAR is encoded by the coding sequence ATGAACCAGGAATATATCGTTGGAAAGAATCCTGTGATCGAGGCACTTAAATCGGAAAGGGATATTAATAAAATCCTTATAGCGGAGGGGTCACAGCGAGGTCAAATGCAGCAGATTACCCAATTGGCCAAGGAAGCACAAGTGATTGTCCAATTTGTCCCGAAGAAGAAAATCGATCAAATCACCGATCAAAATCATCAAGGGGTGCTGGCCTATGTCGCTGCCTATCAATATGCAGAAATGGATGATTTATTTGCTGCAGCAGAGAAAAAGAACGAATCCCCATTCTTTTTACTGTTGGATGAAATTGAGGATCCACATAATCTTGGCTCGATTATGAGAACGGCTGATGCAGCCGGGGCGCATGGCATTATTATTCCAAAGCGAAGGGCAGTGGGGTTAACGGCTACCGTTGCCAAAGCTTCAACGGGCGCAATTGAATATATCCCGGTTGTCCGAGTGACCAATATGGCGCGGACAATTGATGAATTAAAAGAACGGGGTGTTTGGATTGCCGGTACCGATGCGAAAGGAAAGGAAGATTATCGCCAGCTGGATGGTACGCTTCCGCTTGGTTTAGTAATCGGCAGCGAGGGAAAAGGAATGGGACGGTTAATTCGTGATAAATGCGATTTTCTGATTCAGTTGCCGATGGTCGGAAAAGTGACCTCGTTAAATGCATCGGTCGCGGCATCCCTGCTTATGTATGAGGTTTATCGTAAACGGCACCCGCTTGCGAGGTAG
- a CDS encoding NYN domain-containing protein translates to MDILLVDGYNIIGAWPELRALKERDLPAARDRLVERMAEYQAFSGYRVIVVFDAYYVQGTEKKYKNHKVEVIFTKENETADERIEKMAISLSNRKTQVHVATSDFTEQWAIFGQGALRKSARELLLEMSSIEKGIEKKVKKIQEKKPVSKIPISDEMAEIFEKWRRGQK, encoded by the coding sequence ATGGATATCCTGCTTGTCGACGGATATAACATTATCGGAGCCTGGCCGGAGCTAAGGGCATTAAAGGAGCGGGATTTACCCGCCGCAAGGGATCGCTTGGTTGAAAGAATGGCGGAATATCAAGCGTTTTCCGGCTACCGAGTCATTGTTGTATTTGATGCCTATTATGTGCAAGGGACAGAGAAAAAATATAAGAATCATAAAGTAGAAGTCATTTTTACAAAGGAAAATGAAACAGCAGATGAGCGGATTGAAAAAATGGCCATTAGTCTAAGTAATCGGAAAACACAAGTTCATGTAGCTACCTCGGATTTCACAGAGCAATGGGCGATTTTTGGACAAGGCGCTTTACGTAAGTCCGCTCGGGAACTGCTGCTGGAAATGTCATCAATCGAAAAAGGCATTGAAAAGAAAGTAAAAAAGATTCAGGAAAAGAAACCAGTTTCCAAAATTCCGATTAGTGATGAAATGGCAGAAATTTTCGAAAAATGGCGCAGAGGACAGAAATGA